In a genomic window of Pokkaliibacter sp. MBI-7:
- a CDS encoding S24 family peptidase: MMHEITLLGRSGFFRNLGLSLLFNHSGSQPQRETDKNMVTEGYASLPERDGQSVDHPLDLNELCVKHPTATFFLRASGEAMQGMGIAPNDILVVDRALQARHGDLVVVRLNGQFMVRKLATQPQLRLLPLNSRQLPISVNDGMDLEIFGVVAHVIRSMLRN; this comes from the coding sequence ATGATGCATGAGATCACCTTGCTGGGACGTAGCGGTTTCTTCAGGAACCTGGGCTTGTCATTGCTGTTCAACCATAGCGGTTCGCAGCCACAACGTGAGACAGACAAAAACATGGTGACCGAGGGTTACGCCAGCCTGCCAGAACGTGATGGACAGAGCGTTGATCACCCGCTTGATCTGAATGAACTCTGTGTGAAACACCCCACAGCCACCTTTTTCCTGCGCGCCAGTGGCGAGGCTATGCAGGGTATGGGCATTGCTCCCAATGACATTCTGGTGGTTGATCGCGCCTTGCAGGCACGCCATGGCGATCTGGTGGTAGTGCGTCTGAACGGGCAATTCATGGTACGCAAGCTGGCGACACAACCTCAGCTTCGCCTGTTACCCCTGAACTCCCGTCAGCTGCCGATCAGCGTCAACGATGGTATGGATTTGGAGATTTTCGGGGTGGTTGCGCATGTCATCCGTTCGATGCTGCGCAATTAA
- a CDS encoding YbiU family protein gives MSLDPEQFRPRIAEAKRLLKAQISDLPERFAAMTARIQQQVEDIQACVASGESPIPVVNFADLQEEGMDELKTRIRRRGCVVVRNVFPREQVDEWNRQLMEYVNENDYFSKEVEKRGLDNYFSALASGRPQIFGLYWSKPQVMARQSEQLALTRRWLNRLWTFEYDGQQVFNPDQECSYADRARQREPGDKTLGLSPHVDGGTIERWIEPSYRQVYRHVFGGDLAAYQPFDSLYRTEAVEIPSPAVCRMFRTYQGWTAMSQQGPGDGTLNLVPIADAMAWMLLRALQDDVPDDELCGAKAGRALSVTEKYHQLLLQAFVPIPTVYPGDTVWWHPDVIHGVEDHNKSQGYSNVIYIGAAPDCQKNRDFLALQRPAFEAGKSSPDFAPENYEVDFTGRALPDDLTELGKRQMGY, from the coding sequence ATGAGCCTTGATCCCGAACAGTTCCGCCCTCGAATTGCTGAAGCCAAACGCCTGCTGAAAGCACAGATCAGTGACCTGCCAGAACGCTTTGCCGCCATGACGGCCCGCATCCAGCAGCAGGTAGAGGACATCCAGGCCTGCGTCGCCAGCGGGGAATCCCCCATTCCGGTGGTGAACTTTGCCGACCTGCAGGAGGAAGGCATGGATGAACTCAAGACCCGCATTCGCCGCCGCGGCTGCGTGGTGGTGCGCAATGTGTTCCCGCGTGAACAGGTGGATGAGTGGAATCGTCAGTTGATGGAGTACGTCAACGAGAATGACTATTTCAGCAAGGAAGTCGAAAAACGCGGGCTCGACAACTACTTCAGTGCATTAGCCAGCGGCCGCCCGCAAATTTTTGGCCTGTACTGGTCCAAACCACAGGTAATGGCACGTCAGTCGGAGCAGCTGGCTCTCACCCGCCGCTGGCTCAACCGGCTGTGGACTTTCGAATATGACGGCCAGCAGGTCTTCAATCCTGATCAGGAATGCAGCTACGCTGATCGTGCGCGCCAGCGTGAACCCGGGGACAAAACACTGGGTCTGTCACCTCATGTCGATGGCGGCACTATTGAACGCTGGATCGAACCCAGCTACCGCCAGGTCTACCGCCATGTATTCGGTGGCGATCTGGCAGCCTACCAGCCGTTTGACTCGCTGTACCGCACCGAAGCCGTGGAGATCCCCTCACCGGCCGTCTGCCGCATGTTTCGTACCTATCAGGGCTGGACGGCCATGAGCCAGCAAGGTCCGGGAGATGGCACACTGAACCTCGTCCCCATCGCAGATGCCATGGCCTGGATGCTGCTGCGGGCACTGCAGGATGATGTGCCAGACGATGAGCTCTGTGGCGCCAAAGCCGGCCGCGCCCTGTCCGTTACGGAAAAGTATCATCAGCTGTTGCTGCAGGCCTTTGTGCCTATCCCAACGGTTTATCCCGGCGATACCGTGTGGTGGCACCCGGATGTGATTCATGGTGTCGAAGATCACAACAAAAGCCAGGGCTACAGCAATGTGATCTATATAGGCGCCGCTCCCGACTGCCAGAAGAATCGTGACTTCCTGGCGCTGCAACGGCCCGCCTTTGAAGCAGGTAAATCCTCCCCAGACTTTGCTCCGGAGAATTACGAAGTGGACTTCACTGGCAGAGCCTTGCCTGACGACCTGACAGAACTGGGCAAACGGCAAATGGGCTATTAG
- a CDS encoding acyltransferase, producing MNHRILEFDYLRGIAILYILLGHSIYNSNEGFPVLLENLLRGGTGVFVFVSGFFFHRVFYRQFEYRSFMVKKIQNVFVPFLVISAVAIVLQMNEWLFIHGNTWDEALEIEWKILRDGYVLFPHWYIPFIMLTFLLSPWHKAYIEKPLALQLGLLALSSVVAVFLQRGADNGPIQSLFYFTPFYLLGILYSQYQDWFERNKKPLLMLCAVLVLVALFMQTYVFFHVGNYHNAPLRFRGVDWQFIQKMAICLLLLELSRWMVDKPGADHLHFLARISFALFFLHPFLSMVVADGLLFLHNVFAFDIPHNTPWSMGMLVFLFLFLTYGTVGLILLLKRWLGHNSRWVMGW from the coding sequence GTGAATCATCGTATCCTTGAATTCGACTATCTGCGTGGCATCGCCATCCTCTACATTTTATTAGGCCATTCCATCTACAACTCAAACGAAGGCTTTCCGGTACTGCTGGAGAACCTGCTGCGCGGTGGTACGGGAGTATTTGTCTTCGTTTCTGGCTTCTTTTTCCATCGGGTGTTCTATCGCCAGTTTGAATATCGCTCCTTCATGGTGAAGAAGATTCAGAATGTCTTCGTGCCTTTTCTGGTGATTTCTGCTGTCGCCATTGTGCTGCAAATGAATGAATGGCTGTTCATCCACGGCAATACCTGGGACGAAGCGCTGGAAATTGAATGGAAGATTCTCCGCGATGGCTACGTGCTGTTCCCGCACTGGTATATCCCTTTCATCATGCTGACCTTTTTGTTGTCACCATGGCATAAGGCCTATATCGAGAAGCCTCTGGCGCTGCAGCTTGGGTTGCTGGCACTGAGCAGTGTGGTGGCGGTTTTTCTCCAGCGTGGTGCTGACAACGGGCCGATACAGTCGCTGTTCTATTTCACCCCGTTTTACCTGCTGGGGATCCTGTACTCGCAGTATCAGGACTGGTTTGAGCGCAACAAGAAGCCATTACTGATGCTCTGTGCCGTGCTGGTACTGGTAGCACTATTCATGCAGACCTATGTGTTCTTTCATGTGGGCAACTACCACAATGCGCCGCTGCGTTTCCGTGGTGTGGACTGGCAGTTCATACAGAAAATGGCAATCTGCTTACTGTTGCTGGAGCTGAGCCGCTGGATGGTGGATAAACCGGGTGCAGATCATCTGCACTTTCTCGCCCGTATCAGTTTTGCGCTCTTCTTCCTGCATCCCTTCCTGTCGATGGTGGTGGCTGACGGGCTGCTATTTCTGCATAACGTCTTCGCTTTCGACATCCCGCATAACACCCCCTGGTCCATGGGAATGCTGGTGTTCCTGTTCCTGTTCCTGACGTATGGCACAGTTGGGTTGATTCTGTTACTCAAACGCTGGTTAGGTCATAACAGCCGCTGGGTCATGGGCTGGTAG